The DNA segment GATTCCAAATGGCTTGACGGAAGGCCGATGGATACAGACTATATTCCGGAGGACTACGACCTTGGCGGAAGGTCCACTACAGCAGGCGGTAGTATGTGCCGCTACATAATGGACCGGCACGGAAAGCAGACGGGTGTTGCTTTTGTTGATGGCCACGTAGATGCTGTTGCGCTTAGTGATATGTGGACGTTAAAGTGGAATCGCACCTGGCGAGCAAAGCAGGATGTGAAACGTGGCGAAAACTGGGATGGTACTCCGATATATCGCAAACGATAAATAGTTGTATCTTAAGTAAAGAATTGTAAGGCTGTCGGCTTTTGTGTCGGCAGCCTTTTTTTATGCAATCATGTGAAAATAGTTGAAATGTCGCGGTTAAGGCGGTAAAATTTAGATGAAGAGTCTAATTGAGTGGAAGAGAAATGGGGGATATTGCCCTTTTCGCACGAGCGGGGCTGGGCGCGATCAGGGCTGAGGGACCAGTCCCAAGGAGAGTGTGCAATGGAGAAGCGACGGGTAAGAGGTTTTACGCTGATCGAACTGCTTGTTGTTATTGCGATCATTGCTCTTTTGCTGGCGATAATGATGCCGGCGCTGGGGATGGTCAAGGAGAAGGCTCGCGGCGTTGTTTGTCGAACGAATTTGAAAACCATGGGTTTGGCCGGCAAATTGTATGCCGAGGAAGAGGGGGGGCGGTTGCCCGAGCTTAATTTCGTGGAAGGCCTGTGGATCGACAAACTGACAGTTTATATGGCCGAGGTGGATGAGGCACGTTACTGCCCTATGGCGAAGAAGAATATCGGCGAGGAAAGAGGACTTTATCAATTTGGAAGCGCTTTTGAGAGCTGGATGTGGAACTACGATGACGATGAGATTCAAGAGTATGGCAGTTATTGCCCCAATGGCTGGTTTACAGATTGGGCAGCGAACAGCAGTCCTCCTTATAATACGCCTGCTGAAAACTATTTCAAGCATATAAACACTGTACGGCAGGCATCCAATGTGCCAATTTTTGCAGATGCCAGGTGGTGTGATGGATGGGTGTACGAGGATGCTTACGTTCCCGAGGATTACGACTTGGAGACGGGAGAATCCGACGCTGGGTATGCTACAACTGCCGGGGGTGCGATGGTAAGGTATATTTCTAACCGGCACGGCAAGAGAACCAATGTGGTATTTGCAGACGGTCATGCTGAGGCAGTGGATCTGAGTGAGATGTGGTCGTTGAAGTGGCACATGAACTGGAAGCCTAAGCATGATGTGAAACGCGGCCCTGACCATGATGGTACACCGATCTATCGAGATTAGTAGTTGAGAGCAAAACAGATTTGAACAGTATACATAGGTCGCTGGTGGGGACTGGCGGCCTTTTTTGTGCGCGGGGGTTTTATAGGAGGGCGGTCATGCCCATTTCTTTGAATTGTGAGGGGGTTACGTGGAGGAGGGACTTGAATGCTCTGGTGAAGTGGGTTGGGCGGTCGTAGCCGAGTCGGGCGGCGATCTGTTTGTTGGAGAGGGTGGTTTCGCGGAGGAGTTTGCAGGCGAGGATCATTTTCTGGCGGAGGATGTATTCCTGGAGCGTCATGCCGATGTGTTCCTTGAAGACGCGGGAGAGGTGTTCGCGGGAGACGGTGAGCTGGTGTGCAATTTCGGAGATGCGGACGGGGCCGGTGATGTTGTCGGTGATCATCTGCTGTGTTCTGCGGACGAGTATGCTTCGGGCGTCGTCGGGGTGCTGTGACCAGCAGCTTGCTGTGAGGGCGGAGATAACCTCGGTGACGAGTTTTAGGGCGTCGAAGGGGGTGAGGTCGCAGGTGAGGCCGTTGTAGTTTTTGTACTTGAGAAGTTTCCGGATTATTGTGGTGTCGGGGGGTAGGTTGTATATGTTGCCGTTGCGGGCGATGAGTTCGCGGACCATTTTTGTTGCGGTGTCGCCTATGAAGCCCATCCAGAAGAATTCCCAGGGTTCGGCTGCATTTTCGGGGTAGTAGTATTCGAATTCGGGTGCGCGGACGTCGCAGAGGAAGCAGGTGCCGGGTGTGAGGCTGTAGGTGCCTGAGCTGTCGCGGAGTTCGCCGCGTCCTGAGAGGGTGTATTTGATGAAGCAGTGTTTTTCGCCCTGTCTGAAGGGGCCCTCGTTGTAGTAGGATGGGGAGCTGTGTACCTCTCTTTCGATGCAGAGCGGGCGGGGGAAGGAGGCGAGGGGTTGTATGACCTGAAATTTTACGTTCCAGATATTCATGGGGTCACATTATGGTCATCAATATCACTAATCGGCCGATTTTTGGGCTTTATTCTTGCTCTGCGATTCGCTATTATACTTGGGACGGGTTGTGTGAGTCAATCACATTTTGATGATATAGATGGTTTACAGCCGGTCAAAAGGCCGGAAACAGGGTTTTTCGGGCTTCAGCTTGTGTGGTGGTCAATGCATCCGGGTGTTTTGGCGGGTGCTAAGATTTCTGCCGCTATGATAAGTTAGGGAGAGAATGCACATCTTTGAGGTTGGCGACGGGCTGATCAGGGTTTTACTGTCATTAGATTTTTTATATGGAGATACGGTATGAGCAGGAAGTCACTCGCGTTTTTAAGTTTAGTGTTGATGATCTGTCTTGGTGCGGCAGGGGCTGCTGAGACGGCTACTATCGAGTCCGATGTTCTGGCGGTAGAGGTGGATACGGCTTTTCCGCGGGTGGTCAAGTATACGTGGAAGGAAAGCGGGGCCGTGATGTACGGTCAGGAGAACGAGCTGGAGCAGTTCAAGATCAACGGCGAGGCGATGAAGCCTGCGAAGATCGAATTTTCCAGGAGCGACGACAGCGCGAAGTACGCTGTGCGGGCGAGGAACACGCGGTTCAATGTCGTGATGAATGTGGCTGAGAATGTGCTGGAGTTTCGGATCACGGACATTCGTGACGGGGGGTGGCATTATGTGAAGACCATCGAGATACCGAATCACAGTCTGTTTTCGGTAAGGAGTGATCAGCCTGGTGCGCAGGTTACGGCGGCGAAGGTGTGGCCGAGCAATGGTTGTATGGAAGAATTCGTGCAGGTAGCGAGTGCGGCGACGGACGTTAATCCTGTGAGCAGGACCTATGTGCTTTTGAATACGGACGAGCTTGCGGCATCGATCGAGAATAATGTTCTGATGGACAGCAGCCGGGTGTACTATCAGACGGTGGATAACGGCGGGTACAAGTCGTGCGGGGTGAGTAATCCCGCGTGGACGTATCGCGAGATCGAATCGGAGATTTATGAAGAGCCTTACTGCAAGGTCGTGATAACGGACGACGTGAACGGCGACGATGAGGTTAGCTGGCAGGACGCGGCGATAGAGCATCGCAAGATCATGTACAATCCGCAGGGAGCGGAAGAGATCAAGACGGACGTGGTTTCGCAGATCGCGATGAATTTTGCGAGCCTGGCCCAGCATCCGTTTTTGAAGGTGCTGGACGATATCAAGATGGTTTATCTGTACACGGATGGGCTGGGTCAGACGGTGCAGTTCAAGGGTTATCAGTCGGAGGGGCATGACAGTGCTCATCCGGATTACGGCAACAACTTCAATATGCGGGCAGGCGGGCTGGACGATTTCAATTTCGTGACGAAGAAGCTGCACGACTGGAACTGCAAGCCTGGCGTTCATATAAACTGCACGGAGTATTATCCGGAGGCGAAGTATTACAGTGACGATCTGCTGACGGGCAGAAGGGGCTGGGCGTGGCTGGATCAGTCGATCTATGCGGATAAGCGGTATGATATCGTGAGCGGCAAGCTGTATCACAGGCTGGATGAGCTGGCGGAGAACGCGCCTTACCTGGACTGGATCTATGTGGATGTTTATTTTGGTGTCGGCTGGGACAGTTGGAAGCTGACGAGCAGGCTGAATGATAACGGCTGGGACGCATATACGGAATTTGAAGGTATGATGGAGCGGGACGCTGTCTGGATCCACAGGTCGCAGAAGCATGCGGGGCTGGGCGTGAGCAGCAAGGTCATTCGGTTCATCAAGAACCACCAGAAGGACGTTTGGACGCATGGGCCGTTGCTGAGGGGCAGCTACAACCTTGGGTTTATGGGTTGGCACGCTGAGAATAATATCAATCCGTTCATCTATAACGTGTTTACGAATAATCTGCCGAGCAAGTACATGCAGCATTTCGAGATCATGAAGTGGGAAGACGGCAGGGTCGATTTTACTGACGGCGTGCATGTTGCGAAAGAGGCGGACGGCAAGGTCAATCTTTATAAGGACGGCAAGCTGCTGGCGAGTGGTGTTTACGATGCGAAGAAACGCCGAATGGTCGAGAATCAGCTTTTCATTCCGTGGAGTCCGTATGATGAGACGAAGATATATCACTGGAACGATGCGGGCGGTGAGACTGAGTGGACGCTGCCTGCCAGTTGGAGCGGTGCCGGGTCGGTCAAGCTTTATCAGTTGAGTGATGCGGGCAGGACGTTTGTAGGTGATGTCGATGTTAGCGGCGGCAAGGTGACGCTGGATGTTGAAGCGGGTACGCCTTACGTTGTGTATAAGAGTGAACCGAAGCCTTATCCTGATATGAAGTGGGGTGAGGGGCAGTTGGTAAAGGATGCTCAGTTCAACAGTCATGGATTTGAGTACTGGAGCAAGAGCAGTTCGGCTGGCAGTACCGATCATATTACGATGGAGAATGATGAACGCGGGCAGACGCATTTGAATGTTGCCGGCAACGGCGGTGCGGATGCTATGGTTTCGCAGAAGATGACGGGGCTGGAAGGCGGCCAGAGGTATTCGGCGTCGGTATGGGCGCAGATCACTGGTGAGCGTAAGGCGACGTTCGGTGTGAAGGTCGGCGGTGAGGAGATCAGCAAGACGATCCGCAAGACGGATGTGCCGAACTATTCGTACTGTTCGGACAAGGCGTGGACGCGTTATCAGCGGATCAGGGTGTTCTTTACTGTGCCTGAGGGTCAGAGTGAAGCGACGGTGTTTATGGCGGCCAGTGAAGGCGGTGAGGACGCAGTAGTTGAGTTTGATGATGTGCGTGTTATCGAAGCGCCGGCCAAGGATAATAACGGCCACTGGTACTACCAGGACTTTGAGTGGACGGATGAGGGCTGGGGGCCGTTCGTGTTCGCGATCCGCAGTGATACGCATACGCATCTTTCGGAGACCCACGAGCCTTACACGGATGATACTATCAACGGGCAGTTCTCGCTGAAGACTCGCAATGAGCGGCAGGGGCTGGTTTACAGAACGACTGAAGGGCTGCTGCGGTTTGAGCCCAATACGACGTACACGGTGAGCTTTGAGTATCTGCAGGACAATGGCGGTCAGTACAGTGTAGTCGTGGGAAGCAATGACGGCGGTGAGGATGCGATGAAGGTTGACGAGAAGCTGCAGGGCAGTCGCGGCAGATATGTCGCTACGTTTACGACGGGTGACTATGACGATTGTTATATCGGTATCAGAAAGAACGATCGCAAGGGCGGCAGGATGGTTATGGACGATCTTGCGATCGATGTGAAATAGCATCGGCTAAGTGAATTGAGAGTGTGTGTTGCCGGGTGGCGGCTGGAGAGTCGCCTCTCGGCATGTTTTGGTTTTTAGGTAGAAGCCTGGACGAATAATTGAGAGTCAGGATTTTTGCGTTGAGCTGCGGTTTGACGTGTGTTCAGTTTTTATGAAAGGTAAGTAAATGACTTTTATTGACTGGGGAATTGTCGTTTTACTGATAGGTCTGATGACCTGGGCGGCGTGGCATACGACGAGATACAATCGTAGTGTTGCGGATTTTCTGGCTGCGAACAGATGTGCCGGCCGTTATATCATGGGTGTGTCGGACGGCATTGCGAATGTCGGTGCGATCAGCATTATCATGGTGTGGGAGATGTACTATCGGGCTGGCTTTTCGGTTGCCTGGTGGGCTCTGGTCATGCTTGTGGTGCAGGTTATCGTTGCGCTGACGGGGTGGATCGCGTACAGGTACAGGCAGTCTCGGGCGCTGACGCTGGCGCAGTTGCTGGAGATGCGGTACAATAAGAGCTTTCGTATATTCTGCGGGTTCGTGCTGTTTATCTCGGGTACGCTGAACTTTGGTATTTTCCCGGCAGTGGGAGCGAAATTCTTCCAGCATTTCTGCGGTCTTCCAAAAGACATTATATGGCAGGTCGGGCCGATGGAAGTAGATGCGGTCTATCTTTCGATAATGCTGGCTCTGCTTGCGATCTCTCTTTACTTTACATTTGCCGGCGGACAGATCACGGTGATGATCACGGACTTTATTCAGGGGACGACGTTTAACATCGCGCTGTGCCTTGTGATTGTGTTCGTTATGTGGAAGATGCCGTGGGCGGATATTATGGACTCGCTTTCGAACAAGGCGGCGGGTGAGTCGATGATCCATCCGTTCAGATCGGCGAAGACGGAGGACTACAATTATTCGTTTTATCTGATCCAGGCGCTGATCATTTTCTGGACGTTCATGGCGTGGCAGGGGGCGCAGGGATATTTCGCGGCGGCCAAGAATGCTCACGAGGCGCGTATGGGCCGTGTGATGGGTAACTGGCGTATTCTGACGCAGCAGATGCTTGTGCTTATACTGCCTATCGCTGCGTATACGATGCTGCACAATCCGAACTGGGCCGATATGGCTGCGGGTGCACATCAGGAGCTGAACCAGATCGGTAACGAGACTATCCGGACGCAGGTGACGACTTCGGTGGGATTGCGGTATCTGCTTCCCGTGGGATTGACGGGTGCGTTGTCGGCTGTGCTGCTGGCGGCGTTTATCAGTACGCACGATACTTATCTGCATTCGTGGGGAAGCATCTTCATTCAGGATGTCGTTCTTCCGCTGCGGGGCGGTAAGCCTTTGGATAAGAAGACGCATATGCGGTGGCTTCGTTATGCTATATTTGGTGTGGCGATATTTATTTTCCTGTTCAGTCTGTTCTTTTCGCAGAATGATACGATCGCGATGTATTTCGCGCTGACCGGTACGATCTGGCTTGGCGGTGCTGGTGCTGTTATCGTGGGCGGACTCTATACGCGATGGGGCACTACGGCAGGTGCTTATGCCGCAGTGTTCGGTGCGATCATTATCGCGGTTACGATCTTTACGTGTCAGAGGATCTGGCCTGACCTTTACCATACGGTTGAAAAGGGCAGGGTCAGTTATCTGCAGCTTGACGGTGCGAACGAAAGCGAGCTTAACAGCAAGTATAACCTTGAGGGCAGTGCGGAGTTTGTGCAGGGCGGCAGGTTTGACGGCGCCCTGGAGCTTGACGGCAAGGGATATTTGACAGTTGACGATTTTGAAGGTATCGGCGGGACAGATGCGCGGACCGTGAGCTACTGGATAAACGTTGAAAAGCCCGGGACGGTTCTGAGCTGGGGGAGAGAAGGTGACGGCAAGCAGTGGACGATGAGTGTCGTTCGGCGAGTCGCTACCGAAGCCGGCAAGGAGATAGAGACTGGCGTTGTTCGGCTGGATGTCGGCGGTGCGACGGTTACGGGTAATCTCAACGTGATGGACGGTGCGTGGCACCATGTGGCGGCGGTTGTAGATGAGAATCGCGGCACTACTGTGGATGATCTGGAGCTGTGGATCGACGGCAAGTTCCAGGAACGCAGTAAGATTGAGAATGCTGAGCTGGCGATAGATACGGCAGGCGATACGCCGGTAAGACTCGGTACGGGTATTGACGGTCAGGCGGCGTTTGAGGGCATGATCGACGAGGTCAGTGTCTATAACCGACCCGTGACTAGGAAGCTGCCGGACAGTGATAAGGCAGAGCCCGAAGAGTCGCTGCACTTTGAGATGGATATTCTCAAGGGGCTGGAATTCCAGAAGGTCAGTTTTGCGGGCATGAAGCTGACTGTTAATTCGCAGTGGGGAATGCTGTATGCGATGGTGAGTACGGCGATCCTTTATACGGTTGTTTCGCTGCTGACGATGAAGAAGAAGTTCAACCTGGACAAGCTGCTGCACAGGGGCAAGTATGCTCTTGCGGAAGATGAGACGCAGGTTACTGATGAGCCGGTCAAGGGGCTCGGGACGCTGATCGGTATGGGCAAGGATTTCGATCTGAAGGATAAGATCGTTTACTCTTCGATCACCGGCTGGTCGGTCGTATGGGGTATCGTGTTTATCGCGGGCTGGATCCATAACGCCAATACTGAGGGCTTTTCCGAGTCGACATGGGGCAAGTTCTGGCAGTTCTATGTATGGCTGTCGGTTGTGCTCGGCGTGATAACTACGGTATGGTTCACGATCGGCGGTATCAAGGATGCGAAGGATCTGTTCCGTACGCTCGAGACGAAGGTTCGTAACGATGCAGATGACGGTTCGGTTTCGCATGCTGATGAAGATGACGAAGATGAGGGCGAAGCCGCGTAGTCAGGTTAGAGTGTTTCACGATGTGTTCGTTTGAATGATGTATTTCCAGGGGCCTGGAGATGTGAAAATGTTTCCGGGCTCCCTTTTTTGTTTTTGATTTTGCGTGATGTTTGAGAGGTGATATTCGTGAGTAAGTATAAGGAACTCGAGAAGAAGGGTACCGATGGTTTCGTGACGCTGCCTGCGGAGAGCGGGCAGGAAGAGAAGGTCGTGGAGCTGATCAACAAGTGGGGTTCGGATGCGATACGTGACAGTGACGGTACTGAGCTGAGCCCGGAGCTGGTGGAGCTCGGCAAGCAGGTTTATTCGACTATCTGCCTGGTAAGGGCGGATCAGGAATGGCCGAGGAAGAACTGGGATAAGCTGCCGCAGAAATTCTTGATGAGTGAGCATGTGACGGCGACTTCGGACAAGGTCGAGATCGACCCGATGGAGAACTATTTTCGGGAGAAGTACGAGATCGACCGCAATCATGATGAGAAGGAATGGTGGCAGGTGTTCGATCGGACGACTGGCGAGGAGGTTAGTACGGATGACTGGGAGTTTGACGGTGACCGCGGGCTGGTGGTTATCAAAAATGCGAAGAAGTTCCATGTCTATACGGTGAATTTTCTCGTTTACCAGATATGGGATTCGACGTCGATGTACAACCATATCTCGAACGGGTGGACGTGTCCGCATGTGGTCAGTACCGAGCCTTATCACGCGGATGCTCGCAAGCATTTGATGGATTATTTCGATAACTGGCTTGAGACGCATCCGAATACTGATGTCGTGCGGCTTACGACGCTGGCGTATCATTTTGTGCTGGACAGCGATAAGCATGGCGTGGACAAGTACCGTGACTGGGTCGGTTATATGGACACGGTGACGGTCGAAGCGCTGCAGGATTTTGAGAAGGAGTACGGCTATCGGCTAACTTCGGAAGACTTTGTCGATGAGGGTTATTACAACGCTACGTATCGTGTGCCGAAGAAGCGGTATCTGGATTGGATGCAGTTCATTCACAAGTTCGTGATCGAGTTCGGCAAGGAGCTGGTGGACAAGGTTCATGCGGCAGGCAAGAAGGCTGCGATTTTTCAGGGTGACCACTGGGTGGGTGTTGAGCCTTACAGTGACGATTATCCGAAGATGGGCATCGATATCAATGTCGGTGCGTGTGAGGATGGTGTTGCGTTGAGGCGGCTGGCGGATTCACCGTGGGATGAGGTTAAGGAAATTCGGCTGTATCCTTATTTCTTCCCGGATGTGTTCTGCGAGGGCGGCAAGCCTACGGAAGAGTCCGTGAGCAACTGGGTGAAGATCAGGCGGGCGATGCTTCGCAAGCCAATCGACAGGATCGGTTACGGGGGGTATTTGAGCCTGGCGAAGAAGTTCCCGGAATTTGTCGAGCAGGTGAGCGGTCTTTGTGACGAGTTCAGGCAGATCAAGGAGAACAGCGGCAAGACTGAGCCTTACAGTGCGCCGGTGAAGGTTGCAATACTTAATGCGTGGGGCAAGTGGCGAAGTTGGCTGAATAATTTCGGGCGTGATCAGAAGTTCTTTATAAAGCGGCCCGACGTGATCGCTGTTGCCGGATCTAATCTGCTGGAGTGCATCAGCGGATTGCCGGTCGAGATACAGTTTATGAGCTTCGATGATATTCTCACAGGCGGTGTGCCGGACGATGTCGATGTAATCATTAATGACGGCGAGGACGGAACTGCTTGGAGCGGCGGTGAGTGGTGGGTCAATGAGCAGATCGTATCGACGATCCGCGAGTGGATCTACAACGGCGGGGGCTTCGTGGGCAATCTCGGGCCGAGTGCGTACCAGCATCAGGGCAGGTATTTCCAGTTGAGCGATGTTATGGGCGTCGAGCGTGAGATCGGCAACCAGGTTATGGCGGCTGGTCGCAAGTTTGAGGAAAGCGGTGAGCACTTTATTACGGCTGATGCCGGCGGCAAACTGGACTTCGGCACGGACAAGAGCTATGTCTTTGCGAGTAGTGAGGATGTGCGTGTGCTGGAGGCGAACGGTTTGCATATTCGGCTGGCGGCGAAAGATTTCGGCAAGGGCAGGGCGGTGTATATGGCTGGTCTGCCTTACAGTATCGACAACAGCAGGATGCTGCACAGGGCGCTGCTTTGGTCGGCTGGTCAGGAGAGCGAGCTGAAGAAGTGGTTCAGCTCGAATGTCAATACCGAATGTGCGGCGTATCCTGAGAAGAAATGCTTTGTGGTTGTGAACAACGCGAGCAGCGAGCAGACGACGACGGTTTATGACGGTGATGGCGAGTCGTTCGAGTTGACGCTGGATGCTTACGGCAGTAAGTGGTTCAGTATGGAGTAGGAAAGTCGCTCTAGACATGAGTTTTATATAAGCCGGCAGGGTTTTTTATGATCTTGCCGGTTTTTTTGCGTTTATGGGGTGTTTGGAACGTCCTTTTTGCGGAGTTGATTAATAAGGGCGAATCTGCTACATTTAATTGTTGTGGGTTTCTTAACTTTTTACGGCTTTAATCCGGTTGGAGTGCGGCATTGTCGGCAGATCGGATACGTATTCGGTAATCGAAAGGACTTGATTGTGTTTAAGTGCAGATTTTTGTGGGTTTGTGTTGTTGGGCTTTCTTTTTTTGCGGTTTCTTCGGGACAGGCGGTTACGATTGATGATGCCGATGAGCCGGTAGCGATAGATATGTGGCTGATGAGCGGTCCTTTCGATGTGCCGATGCCGGTGGATGCGGAAGAGGAGAATATTTTTGATAAGACGTATGGGATTGACGATCAGCTCAAGTTTGATTTTGTGAATGTGGATGAACTGCGGCCCGGGGCGGGGGATGGGTTTGCGTGGAGTACTGCTGAGCGATCGAGCTGGAAGGTGAGCGGGGCGGATGGATCGGGTAAGCTGGAGCTGGGGGGCGGCGAGGGTGACGTGCCGCAGGTGTATTATCTGGCGGCGTATGTTAGTGTGGATCGGTGGACGCAGGCGGATCTGACGCTGAAGAGCTGTCATCTGCTGGAGGTGTTCGTTGACGGTGAGTCGGTCAAAACGAAGACGTCGTCGCAGAAGCCGGGTGATGACGGGGAGGCGAGTGCGGGGGAGCTCAAGGCGGAACTGAAGCTGGATACGGGAAAGCATCTGGTGGTCGTGAAGTGTCTGCGTGATCCGGAGAATGCGGCTGGGTGGTTTGTAGAGTCAGTGTTGAAGGTTGATGAAAAGACGGTACCTGCTGAGATGAGTTTCGATCTTGCTCCGGCGGGGCCGATAAGTCTTTCGGAGGCGATGGACGCGGCGAATGTTTCGCATGTGTCGGTGTCGCCGGACGGTTCGGTCGCGGCAGTGGTTCAGTGGCAGTATCTGGACGGCGGGGACAGTCATGAGTACTGGCTGGAGCTACGGCGGGTCAGTGACGGAGAGCTGCTGCGGACTTATCGCGGGCCGATCAGTATCAAGTCGCCGGAGTGGACGCCGGACGGCAGGGCGATAAGTTTTGTCGATCGGGACGGGGGCAAGAGTACGATATGGGTGATGGATATTGAGAGCGGGATGATGGAGCCGGTGCTGCGGGGAGTGAAGGATTTTGGCGGGTATTCATGGTCGCCGGACGGGTCGTTCATTATTTACAGCGTTACGGAGAAGGAGTCGGCGGATTCTCTGGGTGTGCATCATGTGAGGGATCTGGACAGGCGTGACGGGAGGACTCGGAGCGAGAGTTATCTGTACCTGCTGAACGTGGAGGCGGGGACGAAGAGGCGGCTGACGTTTGGTGACCCGGGGACACGGCTGCAGGATATCAGCCCGGACTGTGAGCGGATCATTTACAGCAGGAGCTGGCGGGATTATAGCGAGAGGCCCTTCTCGAAGAGCGAGTTTGTTGAGCTGGATCTTGAGACGATGGAGGCGAGGGAGCTTTGGGAGAACAATTGGTACGCTGGTGCCGAGTATTCGCCGGACGGTAAGAGGCTGCTGGTGGTAGGCGGGCCCGACATGTTTGGCGGAGCGGGTAGGAATACGCCGAGCGAAACTATTTCGAATGCGTATGACAGCCAGGCGTTTATCTATGACCTGGAGACGACGAGCATCGATCCGATCACGAAGGATTTCAGGCCGGAGATCAAGAACGGGGCGTGGAACGATTTTGACGGCAAGATATACTTCGAGACAGCGGATAAGGCGTTTGTTCGGATCTACAGGTATGATCCGGACAGCCGGGAGTTTGAGATGGTCGAGACGGACAGGGAGGTTGCGAGTGATTGGGATATGGCGGATAAGGCGGGGGTGGCTGTTTACGAGGCTGCGAGTACGAATGTGCCGGGGGAAGTGTTTGCGATGGAGCTTGCGAGCGGACAGAAGTGGACCCTTGTTGAGCCTGATGCGGAGTTTTGGGAGCGGATCGAGCTTGCTGAGGTGAAGGACTGGTCGTTTGAGAACGAAGACGGCGATGAGATCATGGGGCGGGTTTATTATCCGCTGGATTTTGATCCCGCGAGGAAGTATCCGTGTATCGTTTATTATTATAGTGGGACGAGTCCAACGTCGCGTAACTTCAGTACGAGCTTTCACAGGTATGCGGCGAATGGTTATGTTACGTATGTTTTGCAGCCCAGCGGTGCGGTCGGGTTCGGGCAGGAGTTTTCGGCCAAGCATGTCAATGACTGGGGTAAGAAGGTTGCTGGCGAGATCATTACGGGCGTGAAGAAGCTCGTTGAGGAGCATGATTTTATCGATGCCGAGCGGATCGGCTGTACGGGCGGTTCGTATGGCGGGTTCATGACGATGTATCTGCAGACGCAGACGGACATTTTCAGTGCGGCTGTTTCGCATGCGGGTATCAGCTCGATCGCAGGTTACTGGGGAGAGGGCTACAGCGGTTTCGGTTATTGTGCGATCTCGGCGGCGGAGAGTTATCCGTGGAACCGGTGGGATATTTATGTGAATCAGAGCCCGCTGTTCAACGCGGACAAGATACACACGCCTTTGCTGCTTACGCATGGGACAGCAGATACGAACGTGCCCACTGGACAGAGTACTCAGATGTATACTGCGCTGAAGCTGCTGGGTCGGCCCGTTGAGATGCTGGAGTTCAAGGGTGAGGGGCACGGCATTGGTAATTACAAGAGGCGGGTTGCTGCTGCGAAGGCGAAGCTGGCGTGGTTCGATAAGTATCTCAAGGACCAGCCGCAATGGTGGGACGATATGTATGGGGAGGATGAGTAGCGAGGTTAAGCTTTTTGTGTACAAGGGATTTCATGACGCCGGCTGATTTGCTTCAGTCGGCGTTTTTGCAATGGCGCTCGATGTGCTTTTTGACGGTTCGGCGGTCGAGGGCGGTTCGGCGGGCGACTTCGCCGAGGGTGCCGTATTTATCGTAGAGTGTTGCGCAGTAGCGGG comes from the Anaerohalosphaera lusitana genome and includes:
- a CDS encoding S9 family peptidase: MFKCRFLWVCVVGLSFFAVSSGQAVTIDDADEPVAIDMWLMSGPFDVPMPVDAEEENIFDKTYGIDDQLKFDFVNVDELRPGAGDGFAWSTAERSSWKVSGADGSGKLELGGGEGDVPQVYYLAAYVSVDRWTQADLTLKSCHLLEVFVDGESVKTKTSSQKPGDDGEASAGELKAELKLDTGKHLVVVKCLRDPENAAGWFVESVLKVDEKTVPAEMSFDLAPAGPISLSEAMDAANVSHVSVSPDGSVAAVVQWQYLDGGDSHEYWLELRRVSDGELLRTYRGPISIKSPEWTPDGRAISFVDRDGGKSTIWVMDIESGMMEPVLRGVKDFGGYSWSPDGSFIIYSVTEKESADSLGVHHVRDLDRRDGRTRSESYLYLLNVEAGTKRRLTFGDPGTRLQDISPDCERIIYSRSWRDYSERPFSKSEFVELDLETMEARELWENNWYAGAEYSPDGKRLLVVGGPDMFGGAGRNTPSETISNAYDSQAFIYDLETTSIDPITKDFRPEIKNGAWNDFDGKIYFETADKAFVRIYRYDPDSREFEMVETDREVASDWDMADKAGVAVYEAASTNVPGEVFAMELASGQKWTLVEPDAEFWERIELAEVKDWSFENEDGDEIMGRVYYPLDFDPARKYPCIVYYYSGTSPTSRNFSTSFHRYAANGYVTYVLQPSGAVGFGQEFSAKHVNDWGKKVAGEIITGVKKLVEEHDFIDAERIGCTGGSYGGFMTMYLQTQTDIFSAAVSHAGISSIAGYWGEGYSGFGYCAISAAESYPWNRWDIYVNQSPLFNADKIHTPLLLTHGTADTNVPTGQSTQMYTALKLLGRPVEMLEFKGEGHGIGNYKRRVAAAKAKLAWFDKYLKDQPQWWDDMYGEDE